In Mobula birostris isolate sMobBir1 chromosome 15, sMobBir1.hap1, whole genome shotgun sequence, the following proteins share a genomic window:
- the LOC140210287 gene encoding neuropilin and tolloid-like protein 2: protein MVLERRFFLMFKVWSIIVLTGGIASIQKAEEGQNFIPHHKSGKQCGVWVRNDNGGYFASPNYPNAYPPNRECIYILEAAPRQRIELTFDEPYSIEPSWDCRFDNLEVRDGPFGFSHLINHYCGQQAPSLIKSSGRFLWVKFTSDEELEGFGFRAKYTFVPDPDFIYLGGILNPIPDCQFQLSGSDGIIYSSQVEKEGKIKPGEAIDCIWTIRAPAKSKIYLRFIDYQMDHSNECKRNFVAVYDGSSAIENLKAKFCSTVANDVMLQTGVGVVRMWADEGSRRSRFQMLFTSFVDPPCQDNTFFCHSNMCINNSLVCNGVQNCVYPWDENHCKEKKTSGLFHQITKTHGTVIGISSGIVLVLLVISVLVQVKQPRKKVLARKTTINKSGFQEVFDPPHYELFSLRDKEITADLADLSEDFENYHKLRRSSSSASRCIHDHHCGSQPPSIKQSRTNLSTMDLPFRNDFSQPQPMKTFNSTFKKSCYTLKHSQDSPERVMEDRVMEEIPSEIYVRGRNDTVQRSMSIDF from the exons ATGGTGCTGGAAAGACGCTTTTTCCTCATGTTCAAAG TGTGGTCGATCATTGTTCTCACTGGAGGGATCGCTTCTATACAAAAGGCAGAAG AAGGACAGAACTTCATACCGCATCATAAGTCAGGAAAACAATGCGGAGTTTGGGTCCGGAATGACAATGGCGGATATTTTGCTTCACCAAACTACCCAAATGCCTACCCTCCCAACAGAGAATGCATCTATATTCTGGAAG CGGCCCCTCGTCAAAGAATTGAACTCACGTTCGACGAACCCTATAGCATTGAACCTTCCTGGGACTGTCGATTTGACAACTTGGAAGTCAGGGATGGACCATTTGGATTCTCTCATCTCATAAACCATTACTGTGGTCAGCAAGCTCCGTCACTCATTAAATCATCTGGAAGATTCTTATGGGTAAAATTTACCTCAGATGAAGAATTAGAAGGCTTCGGATTTCGAGCAAAATACACTTTTGTACCAG ATCCTGACTTTATCTATCTTGGTGGAATCTTGAATCCTATTCCAG ATTGCCAGTTTCAGTTATCAGGGTCTGATGGGATCATATACTCCAGTCAAGTGGAAAAGGAGGGGAAAATAAAACCAGGAGAAGCCATTGACTGCATCTGGACAATTAGAGCCCCTGCAAAATCTAAA ATTTATTTACGTTTTATCGACTATCAAATGGATCACTCCAACGAATGCAAGAGAAATTTTGTCGCTGTGTATGATGGGAGCAGTGCCATTGAAAACTTAAAGGCCAAGTTCTGTAGCACTGTAGCCAATGACGTAATGCTGCAAACTGGGGTGGGCGTGGTTCGCATGTGGGCCGACGAGGGCAGTAGGCGCAGCAGATTCCAAATGCTCTTTACTTCATTTGTGGATC CTCCCTGCCAAGACAACACATTTTTTTGCCACAGCAACATGTGCATCAATAATTCGTTGGTTTGTAATGGAGTCCAGAACTGCGTGTACCCATGGGACGAAAATCATTGCAAAG AAAAGAAGACGTCTGGCCTCTTTCACCAGATCACCAAGACTCATGGAACAGTCATCGGCATTTCATCAGGAATTGTTCTAGTTCTTCTTGTCATTTCAGTGCTGGTCCAAGTCAAACAACCTCGCAAGAAGGTTTTAGCTCGCAAAACGACAATAAACAAATCGGGATTTCAAGAAGTATTCGATCCCCCTCATTATGAACTCTTTTCCCTGAGAGACAAAGAAATAACGGCAGATTTGGCTGATTTATCCGAGGACTTTGAAAACTATCATAAACTGAGGCGTTCCTCCTCCAGTGCCTCCAGGTGCATTCACGACCACCACTGTGGCTCCCAGCCACCAAGCATCAAGCAAAGCAGGACTAATTTAAGCACAATGGATCTCCCATTTCGAAATGATTTCTCTCAGCCTCAGCCAATGAAAACATTTAACAGCACCTTCAAGAAAAGCTGCTACACTTTAAAGCACTCACAGGATAGTCCAGAGCGAGTCATGgaagacagggtgatggaggagaTTCCGTCTGAGATTTACGTACGTGGCAGAAATGACACTGTTCAGCGTTCGATGTCCATTGACTTTTGA